In Neovison vison isolate M4711 chromosome 11, ASM_NN_V1, whole genome shotgun sequence, one genomic interval encodes:
- the ADAM29 gene encoding disintegrin and metalloproteinase domain-containing protein 29, translated as MRIILLLYWLGVFLSFCGHTEADYSQYHSRPEVVIPLKILGTGRGVKPSDWLSYSLHFGGRKHIVHIKVKKYLLSRHLPVFTYTDQGALLEDQPFVHHDCYYHGYVEGDPESLVALSSCFGGFRGLLQINDSAYEIKPMTFSTKFEHLIYKMENEESQFSEMNSDFVLEEIVPQLESQEINNFTQKQTGYGSWWRHFFIVELVVVVDHTLYLHIKKNISKYTEELYTIINIADSIYEILGIRLLLFGMEFWTKKNYIEVNDIRRSLKYFCIWKNGNLAPRLPHDTAHLFMHKPVRGMSGLGYVRGMCQPLYSCAIVTMLNRSLTLVGIALAHHIGHNLGMFHDGDFCTCGHLRCIMHTSNPPITTFSNCSLSFFWLYTIHEAKCMLYEIYTKDIFSKKRCGDGIVEEEEECDCGPLQNCAKDACCLSNCTMTYGSACAHGLCCKDCQLLPSGEMCRREANECDLPEWCDGSSPQCPDDVYVEDGIPCNESAYCYERRCNDRNELCKQIFGPEAKSASQNCYKNINTLGDRFGNCGIHQSSYVKCNISDILCGRLQCTNVREIPLLRDHSTVHQYRFNEVTCWGLDYHFGMPKPDIGEVQDGTGCGEEHLCIDRKCVHLSRLDRNCSPEFCNMRGICNNRHHCHCNYMWDPPNCLVRGNGGSIDSGPPPKREKFNKSYVLWFSLFWLFLLLCCLLCLWLKRKKKEEKVPTQAVKPEQKAPSGAATPAQKAPSGTETPAQKVPSGAAKPAQKAPSGAATPAQKAPSGAATPAQKAPSGAATPAQKAPSGAATPAQKAPSGAAKPAQKAPSGAAKPPQKAPSGAAKPAQKAPSGAAKPPQKAPSGAAKPAQKAPSGTAKPPQKALSGTAKPAQKAPSGTAKPPQKTPKSPSQTAKPQQNIQSQSSISVLQSQSGKQKSSSVKSAPK; from the coding sequence ATGAGGATCATACTTCTGCTGTACTGGCTTGGGGTGTTTCTGTCCTTTTGTGGACACACTGAGGCTGACTACTCCCAATACCATAGTCGCCCAGAAGTGGTGATTCCTTTGAAGATACTTGGCACTGGCAGAGGCGTGAAGCCTTCAGACTGGCTCTCTTACAGCCTGCATTTTGGGGGCAGGAAACACATTGTCCACATAAAGGTCAAGAAATATTTGCTGTCCAGGCACCTCCCAGTGTTCACCTACACAGATCAAGGTGCTCTCCTTGAGGACCAACCCTTTGTTCACCATGACTGCTACTATCACGGTTATGTGGAAGGGGACCCAGAATCCCTGGTTGCCCTCAGTTCCTGTTTTGGTGGCTTCCGAGGATTGTTACAGATAAATGACAGTGCTTATGAAATTAAGCCCATGACTTTTTCTACTAAATTTGAACATTTGATATATAAAATGGAGAATGAGGAGTCTCAGTTTTCAGAAATGAACTCTGACTTTGTGCTAGAGGAAATTGTACCCCAACTGGAGTCTCAAGAGATTAATAATTTCACTCAGAAGCAAACTGGTTATGGGAGCTGGTGGcgccatttttttattgttgaactAGTAGTGGTGGTGGACCATACTCTATATCttcatataaaaaagaatatttcaaagtATACTGAAGAGCTATATACTATCATAAATATAGCAGATTCCATTTATGAGATTTTGGGTATTAGATTGTTATTGTTTGGTATGGAGTTCTGGActaaaaaaaactacattgaagTTAATGATATAAGGAGATCTctgaaatatttttgcatttggaAAAATGGTAACCTTGCTCCCCGCCTGCCACATGATACTGCACATCTTTTTATGCATAAACCAGTACGAGGAATGAGTGGTTTAGGTTATGTTAGAGGGATGTGTCAACCACTCTATAGTTGTGCAATTGTTACTATGTTAAACAGATCCTTGACCTTGGTTGGAATTGCACTAGCTCATCATATTGGCCATAATTTGGGTATGTTTCATGATGGTGATTTTTGTACATGTGGACACCTTAGATGTATAATGCATACTTCAAACCCACCAATAACAACATTTAGCAAttgtagtctttcttttttttggttataTACTATACACGAAGCAAAATGTATGCTCTACGAGATATACACAAAggatatattttcaaagaagcgTTGTGGGGATGGTATTGTTGAAGAAGAAGAGGAGTGTGACTGTGGACCTTTACAGAATTGTGCAAAAGATGCCTGTTGTCTATCAAACTGCACTATGACTTATGGGTCTGCTTGTGCTCACGGACTTTGTTGCAAAGACTGCCAGTTATTACCATCTGGAGAAATGTGTAGAAGAGAGGCCAATGAATGTGACCTTCCAGAGTGGTGTGATGGATCATCCCCTCAGTGCCCAGATGATGTGTATGTGGAGGATGGAATTCCTTGTAATGAAAGTGCCTATTGCTATGAGAGGAGATGTAATGACCGCAATGAACTGTGTAAGCAGATTTTTGGCCCAGAGGCAAAGAGTGCAAGTCAAAATTGCTACAAAAATATAAACACTCTTGGTGACCGCTTTGGTAACTGTGGTATCCACCAGtcttcatatgtaaaatgtaATATCTCAGACATCCTGTGCGGGAGACTTCAGTGTACGAATGTGAGAGAAATTCCCCTTTTGAGGGATCATTCTACTGTGCATCAGTATCGCTTTAATGAGGTCACCTGCTGGGGTCTCGACTACCACTTTGGGATGCCCAAACCTGATATTGGTGAAGTACAAGAtggcacagggtgtggtgaagaACACCTCTGCATTGACAGGAAGTGTGTCCATTTATCTCGCTTGGATCGTAATTGTTCACCTGAGTTCTGCAACATGAGGGGCATTTGCAACAACAGACATCACTGCCACTGCAACTATATGTGGGACCCACCCAACTGCCTAGTAAGGGGCAATGGCGGTAGCATTGATAGTGGCCCACCCCCTAAGAGAGAAAAGTTTAACAAAAGTTATGTGTTATGGTTCTCgcttttttggttgtttctcTTATTATGTTGTCTTCTTTGCCTttggctgaaaagaaaaaagaaagaagaaaaagttccaACTCAAGCTgtaaagccagagcaaaaggctccGAGTGGGGCTGCAACGCCAGCGCAAAAGGCTCCGAGTGGTACTGAAACGCCAGCGCAAAAGGTTCCGAGTGGGGCTGCAAAGCCAGCGCAAAAGGCTCCCAGTGGGGCTGCAACGCCAGCGCAAAAGGCTCCGAGTGGGGCTGCAACGCCAGCGCAAAAGGCTCCGAGTGGGGCTGCAACGCCAGCGCAAAAGGCTCCGAGTGGGGCTGCAACGCCAGCGCAAAAGGCTCCGAGTGGGGCTGCAAAGCCAGCGCAAAAGGCTCCGAGTGGGGCTGCAAAGCCACCTCAAAAGGCTCCGAGTGGGGCTGCAAAGCCAGCGCAAAAGGCTCCGAGTGGGGCTGCAAAGCCACCTCAAAAGGCTCCGAGTGGGGCTGCAAAGCCAGCGCAAAAGGCTCCGAGTGGGACTGCAAAGCCACCTCAAAAGGCTCTGAGTGGGACTGCAAAGCCAGCGCAAAAGGCTCCAAGTGGGACTGCAAAGCCACCTCAAAAGACTCCAAAGTCTCCGAGTCAGACTGCAAAACCACAGCAAAATATTCAGAGTCAATCCAGCATATCAGTTCTCCAGAGTCAAAGTGGGAAACAAAAGTCATCAAGCGTAAAAAGTGCACCTAAATAA